One stretch of Monomorium pharaonis isolate MP-MQ-018 unplaced genomic scaffold, ASM1337386v2 scaffold_581, whole genome shotgun sequence DNA includes these proteins:
- the LOC105834898 gene encoding uncharacterized protein LOC105834898 isoform X1 — MNRKRQRKDISCMSKRHLNRITKLESDLICDVLFNTTSHENSHINIHEKFTKSTENVFRMNCDIEIENIGNTNNDTVNENINNDNVNDNNNASVEDINIEICRQSNNYIFESEESVLSEKSRFNLSNDSDATDNSFTDDLAMWAVKYQIPHTALKALLQRLRMHSCFSTLSLDARTLLKTPRKQELRIVPPGSYYHFGVLNSVSKILASVKDNIDCVKISVNIDGLPLSKSSLQQFWPILGSINPYNNVFVIGIYYGNEKPANANDFLMQFVDEVTDMCENGIDFNNRNIPCRLETLICDTPAKSFVLCVKGHSGYSSCTKCVTEGEYLGNRICFPQVDAPLRTDDDFIKKTDDNYHKPNMTCSLLKVPHFKPVTNVPLDYMHLICLGIMRKLIYLWLAGDLKYRLQSRAVEIISTNLVSQLKPYIPVEFARKPRKLDCVKLWKATEYRLILLYTGPLAFKSVLKKNVYINFLILHVIVRILSSQELNEYVTYAHELILFFIQTYKKLYGIYNMSHNVHSLVHLVDDVKKFGPIDNFSAFKFENYMQILKKYIRKSDKPLQQVVRRYIEQDINSDLSLSSIISSESVLRHPKLIKLHFDGPLIDNTSNPQYKIVKYNGITLKAGSLADNCCGLKCGAIVCIQNIAYCTKRNIPVIIGHEFLEKKEAYDIPCPSSLLGIYVVHSCSILKSWPLQHVIRKYVKLPCGDEKFAAFPLMHTAI, encoded by the coding sequence ATGAATCGAAAAAGGCAAAGAAAAGACATTTCATGTATGTCGAAACGGCACTTGAACCGAATTACTAAACTAGaatctgatttaatttgtGATGTTCTTTTCAATACAACTTCACATGAAAACtcacatattaatattcatgaaaaatttacaaaaagtacagaaaatgtttttagaaTGAATTGTGATATTGAAATTGAGAACATTGGAAATACTAATAATGATACCgtgaatgaaaatattaataatgataacgtGAATGACAATAATAATGCTTCTGTTGAAGACATAAATATTGAGATATGTAGACAAtcaaataactatatttttgaATCAGAAGAGTCGGTTCTTTCTGAAAAATCGAGATTTAATCTATCTAATGATAGTGATGCAACAGATAATAGTTTTACGGATGATCTCGCAATGTGGGctgtaaaatatcaaattccGCACACCGCTTTAAAAGCATTGTTACAAAGATTGAGAATGCATTCTTGCTTTTCAACGTTATCATTAGATGCAAGAACACTTTTAAAAACACCAAGAAAGCAAGAATTACGTATAGTACCACCTGGAAGCTACTATCATTTTGGTGTATTAAATTCCGTATCGAAGATATTGGCATCTGTAAAAGATAACATCGATTGTGTAAAAATCAGTGTTAATATTGATGGATTACCACTATCGAAGTCATCACTACAGCAATTTTGGCCTATATTAGGTTCGATTAATCCATATAATAACGTTTTTGTTATCGGGATTTATTACGGAAATGAAAAGCCAGCGAACGCCAATGATTTTTTGATGCAGTTTGTTGATGAGGTTACAGATATGTGTGAAAATGgcattgattttaataatcgtAACATACCGTGCAGACTTGAGACTCTAATTTGCGACACACCAGCAAAATCATTTGTCTTGTGTGTAAAGGGACATTCTGGATATTCAAGTTGCACAAAATGTGTAACAGAAGGAGAATATTTAGGAAATCGAATATGTTTCCCGCAAGTCGATGCACCACTGCGAACAGatgatgattttattaaaaaaacagatgATAATTATCACAAGCCAAATATGACATGTAGTTTGCTCAAAGTGCCTCATTTCAAGCCAGTCACGAATGTTCCCTTAGATTATATGCATCTGATATGCTTGGGAATTATGCGcaaattaatatacttatgGCTTGCAGGGGACCTAAAATACCGCCTGCAATCGAGAGCTGTTGAGataatttctacaaatttaGTGTCACAACTGAAACCTTATATACCTGTAGAATTTGCAAGGAAACCACGAAAGCTCGATTGTGTCAAATTATGGAAGGCTACGGAATATagattgatattattatatacaggtCCATTAGCTTTTAAATCAGTATTAAAGAAGaatgtgtatattaattttctaatactaCATGTGATTGTCAGAATTTTATCATCACAAGAATTGAACGAATATGTAACCTATGCACACgaattgattcttttttttattcaaacatataaaaaactatatgGAATTTATAACATGTCACATAACGTCCACAGTCTAGTACATCTTGTAGAtgacgtaaaaaaatttggaccGATAGATAATTTCAGtgcatttaaatttgaaaactatatgcaaatattaaagaaGTATATTAGAAAGTCAGACAAACCTTTACAGCAAGTAGTACGAAGATATATTGAACAagatattaattcagatttatCACTGTCATCGATCATTTCATCGGAATCTGTTCTCAGACATCCAAAGTTAATAAAGTTGCATTTTGACGGTCCACTAATAGACAACACTAGCAATccgcaatataaaattgtgaaatataaCGGCATAACGTTAAAAGCTGGGTCACTGGCAGATAATTGTTGTGGCTTAAAATGTGGTGCTATTgtatgtatacaaaatattgcatattgcACAAAACGAAATATTCCAGTGATCATAGGTCAcgaatttttggaaaaaaaagaagcataTGATATTCCTtgtccatcttcattacttGGAATTTATGTCGTGCACTCGTGCTCGATTTTAAAATCGTGGCCGTTACAACATGTCATTAGAAAATATGTGAAACTACCTTGCGGAGATGAAAAATTTGCTGCTTTTCCATTAATGCATACCgctatataa
- the LOC105834898 gene encoding uncharacterized protein LOC105834898 isoform X2, translated as MYKNLHRSRTDSHPKHYHYLILPCNISLVNISPSVKLSTYILQNILSLSAIYGSVGGPHSVPTCFVFPTSLCSRWVTRTISQEILYPRKQPKNCRGLKLVLYLDDIKLDKNIKEIFDLFSVIFLRFNVIFCISRMTDKTYYAVVEFEDGLQVVPNNWLSIDLQSAVWPNFTNNKMYDKAVKLMKDPEPTWTRHLIKKIYGTYFQYAVAMKKLKDAEETSDLNSGTEREEYRKKSRKLRAAKVADSSSSNDDQSDASFLSDIPTIPTTATHVPKKIKIASSTSAQQNSAPKCLGKIKKQDDCSLQKHTNVKVFDGYLDCMTAVIDCNSNLDQHDTNLYHDFSNVGNNDNIETSNNDWIDNESLHSRFQPNFNENNTDITNSQRESIVNKTYTKVSQSYDEQKNFQRFVVGKIINLEIAMNDVKRNVKLILEKLSLDVTKEKENIDTLKDFPLKEQKDLDTVELKLQNNSDYRDEMIKQLARVRSGCMRTSCIRLMRLIFSNEIAIKYSWVGAKKKLNFSTLNLCKVIINVIRKSHADATDDEISAPIKIWLAHAKERMGRQNHNNHEHQDENQD; from the exons atgtataaaaatttacatcgaTCGCGCACTGATTCACACCCAAAGCACTATCATTACCTTATTCTCCCTTGTAACATTAGTCTTGTAAACATTAGTCCGAGCGTAAAACTGTCAACGTATATTCTGCAGAACATACTCAGTTTAAGCGCTATCTACGGCAGTGTCGGCGGTCCCCACAGTGTCCCCACCTGTTTTGTCTTTCCGACGAGTTTATGTTCGCGCTGGGTTACACGTACGATTTCGCAAGAGATTCTTTATCCAAG GAAGCAGCCGAAGAACTGCCGAGGTCTTAAATTAGTTTTGTATCTGGATGATATAAaattggataaaaatattaaggaaatatttgatttattcagCGTAATTTTCCTCCGATTTAACGTAATCTTCTGTATCTCAAG AATGACTGACAAGACATATTACGCGGTCGTAGAGTTTGAGGATGGACTTCAAGTTGTCCCTAATAATTGGTTGAGTATAGATCTGCAAAGTGCCGTTTGGCCAAATTTTACCAATAATAAGATGTATGACAAAGCGGTGAAATTAATGAAGGATCCGGAACCAACCTGGACGAGGCatctgattaaaaaaatatatggaacatatt TTCAGTATGCAGTAGcgatgaaaaaattgaagGATGCAGAGGAAACATCCGATTTAAATTCCGGCACTGAGAGAGAGGAGTACAGGAAGAAGTCAAGAAAACTCCGAGCTGCAAAAGTAGCAGACTCATCAAGTAGCAACGATGATCAGTCAGATGCAAGTTTTCTTTCTGATATTCCAACAATTCCGACGACCGCAACACATGTgccgaaaaaaattaaaatagcaaGTTCTACATCAGCTCAGCAAAATTCTGCACCTAAGTGCTTGggaaaaattaagaaacaagATGATTGct caTTACAAAAGCATACAAATGTGAAAGTCTTTGATGGCTATTTAGATTGTATGACAGCTGTGATTGACTGCAATTCTAATTtag ATCAACatgatacaaatttatacCATGATTTTTCTAACGTTGGTAACAACGATAATATTGAAACGTCGAACAATGACTGGATTGATAATGAAA gtTTACATTCTAGATTTCAACCCAACTTTAATGAGAATAATACAGATATTACGAATAGTCAACGTGAGTCTATTGTAAACAAGACATATACAAAAGTATCACAGTCGTATGATGAACAGA aaaattttcaacgttttgttgtgggaaaaataataaatttggaaatagCAATGAATGACGTAAAACGAAATGTAAAGctcattttagaaaaattgtcACTTGATGTcactaaagaaaaagaaaatattgatacttTAAAAGATTTTCCATTGAAAGAGCAAAAGGACTTGGATACTGTAGAATTGAAACTACAAAATAATTCAGATTATCGAGACGAAATG aTTAAACAATTGGCACGTGTAAGAAGTGGATGTATGCGAACTTCATGTATACGACTAAtgagattaatattttcaaatgaaattgctataaaatatagttGGGTAGGAGcaaagaaaaaacttaatttttcgaCGTTGAATTTGtgtaaagttattatta ATGTTATACGAAAGTCGCATGCTGATGCAACAGATGATGAAATTTCAGcaccaattaaaatttggttaGCCCATGCAAAAGAACGTATGGGAAGACAAAACCACAATAATCATGAGCACCAAGATGAAAACcaagattaa
- the LOC105834898 gene encoding uncharacterized protein LOC105834898 isoform X3, translating to MYKNLHRSRTDSHPKHYHYLILPCNISLVNISPSVKLSTYILQNILSLSAIYGSVGGPHSVPTCFVFPTSLCSRWVTRTISQEILYPRKQPKNCRGLKLVLYLDDIKLDKNIKEIFDLFSVIFLRFNVIFCISRMTDKTYYAVVEFEDGLQVVPNNWLSIDLQSAVWPNFTNNKMYDKAVKLMKDPEPTWTRHLIKKIYGTYFQYAVAMKKLKDAEETSDLNSGTEREEYRKKSRKLRAAKVADSSSSNDDQSDASFLSDIPTIPTTATHVPKKIKIASSTSAQQNSAPKCLGKIKKQDDCSLQKHTNVKVFDGYLDCMTAVIDCNSNLDQHDTNLYHDFSNVGNNDNIETSNNDWIDNESLHSRFQPNFNENNTDITNSQRESIVNKTYTKVSQSYDEQKNFQRFVVGKIINLEIAMNDVKRNVKLILEKLSLDVTKEKENIDTLKDFPLKEQKDLDTVELKLQNNSDYRDEMMLYESRMLMQQMMKFQHQLKFG from the exons atgtataaaaatttacatcgaTCGCGCACTGATTCACACCCAAAGCACTATCATTACCTTATTCTCCCTTGTAACATTAGTCTTGTAAACATTAGTCCGAGCGTAAAACTGTCAACGTATATTCTGCAGAACATACTCAGTTTAAGCGCTATCTACGGCAGTGTCGGCGGTCCCCACAGTGTCCCCACCTGTTTTGTCTTTCCGACGAGTTTATGTTCGCGCTGGGTTACACGTACGATTTCGCAAGAGATTCTTTATCCAAG GAAGCAGCCGAAGAACTGCCGAGGTCTTAAATTAGTTTTGTATCTGGATGATATAAaattggataaaaatattaaggaaatatttgatttattcagCGTAATTTTCCTCCGATTTAACGTAATCTTCTGTATCTCAAG AATGACTGACAAGACATATTACGCGGTCGTAGAGTTTGAGGATGGACTTCAAGTTGTCCCTAATAATTGGTTGAGTATAGATCTGCAAAGTGCCGTTTGGCCAAATTTTACCAATAATAAGATGTATGACAAAGCGGTGAAATTAATGAAGGATCCGGAACCAACCTGGACGAGGCatctgattaaaaaaatatatggaacatatt TTCAGTATGCAGTAGcgatgaaaaaattgaagGATGCAGAGGAAACATCCGATTTAAATTCCGGCACTGAGAGAGAGGAGTACAGGAAGAAGTCAAGAAAACTCCGAGCTGCAAAAGTAGCAGACTCATCAAGTAGCAACGATGATCAGTCAGATGCAAGTTTTCTTTCTGATATTCCAACAATTCCGACGACCGCAACACATGTgccgaaaaaaattaaaatagcaaGTTCTACATCAGCTCAGCAAAATTCTGCACCTAAGTGCTTGggaaaaattaagaaacaagATGATTGct caTTACAAAAGCATACAAATGTGAAAGTCTTTGATGGCTATTTAGATTGTATGACAGCTGTGATTGACTGCAATTCTAATTtag ATCAACatgatacaaatttatacCATGATTTTTCTAACGTTGGTAACAACGATAATATTGAAACGTCGAACAATGACTGGATTGATAATGAAA gtTTACATTCTAGATTTCAACCCAACTTTAATGAGAATAATACAGATATTACGAATAGTCAACGTGAGTCTATTGTAAACAAGACATATACAAAAGTATCACAGTCGTATGATGAACAGA aaaattttcaacgttttgttgtgggaaaaataataaatttggaaatagCAATGAATGACGTAAAACGAAATGTAAAGctcattttagaaaaattgtcACTTGATGTcactaaagaaaaagaaaatattgatacttTAAAAGATTTTCCATTGAAAGAGCAAAAGGACTTGGATACTGTAGAATTGAAACTACAAAATAATTCAGATTATCGAGACGAAATG ATGTTATACGAAAGTCGCATGCTGATGCAACAGATGATGAAATTTCAGcaccaattaaaatttggttaG